TCGGTGGTTTTTTCTTGGGTGTTGTAGTTTATTATAATTGCGGATAACTTCATACGGATTTTTTAATCTTTAAAACCGCCGCCGCTGTACCAACCAGTAACCAAAAAATAACAGCATAAGGCGCGGTTAATAAAGTAACTTCCACCAGACCATTAAAGAAAGCGGCAATAAAGCCAGCAACTAAGGCCCAAGCTAAAGGTCGCTGATGTTTTTTTATCATTTTAACCGACATAACGATGATGGAGGTAATTAAGGCTAAATAAACACTTAAACCAATAACCCCGTAATCAACCAAGGCCTGTAAAAGATAATTATTAACCCACTCCCGATAATCCGGACTAATTAATCTCTGGTAATACATTAACTGCTGCCCGGCACCAACCCCGAGCCAAGGATGATCCCTGATGATTTTACTGGCTTGGCTGTATTCCTCAAACCTAAAACGAGTATTAGGGTCTTCTACTACTATAGAGAAACGATCAAAAAGACCCTCAGCATAAGGAGACAAAAAGGTATAACCCAATAAAGCAAAAGATATCAAAAAGAGTACCATGGCTAATCTTTTCTCTTTTAATTTTATAAACAAAAATAACATAGCCAGAGCCAGACTACCGATCGCCGCCTTACTTAAAGTGGCACAAACGGCGGTAAAGCCAAGAACAAAAGATATTAACAATAAGATTCTAAGTTTATCATCGCTTTTAAGTTCAAAATAATAACCCAACATAATAGGGGTAAGTAAAGATAAAAGCGCTGCTACTAAAGCCAAGGGTCCCATAGTTACTCCAAGATAAGTTCTATCCGCAAAAAGAGCTACTGAAAAACCAACCAAATAAAGATTATGAAGAAGTTCAAGGCTCAATAAAGTAACAGTTAAAGAAAGACTGACCATAAAAACCCTTATCTTGTTAAAGCTATTTAAGAAATTAAAGGCTAAAAGATAAGCTAAAAAGCTTAAAAGAAATATCTTTATACCAGCTACATATAATTCAAAGTTTTTAATATAGAAAAAAGAGGCTAAACCAATAGCTAAATATAAAAGCATCCATAAACCAACAGAGCCGACTCTTGGGCGAAACTTGGGAAACTCAAAAATAATTCTAATTAAAAGAAGACCAGCTAAAAACAAAATGATAGCTTCGCTAATACTAGCTTCATAAACCCAATTTGGTCTTGGTTCAAAAGAAAAAAAAGACCCAAAGATTAGACCCAAGGGTCCTAAAGATAAAATAAGCCAATCATATTTACCAAAAAAGATATAACCTAAAAGTAAACCACCTAAAACAAAACCTAAGGCAAGACTAAAGACACCAAAGGCAGATAAGACTAAGGCTAATAGGGCAAAAACCAGAACTAATAAGAATTTAGGCTGTTGAATAATTTCTTTAAACATAACCATATCTTAACATATTTTTTAAATATTGTCAAAGAAAAAAGCGCAGAGATAAATCATCTGCGCTTTATATTTAATTCGAAGAATTCTTATCCTTTGATCAAGAACATCTCATGATCAAATCCGACTCGACCTTCGTCTCCTGTATAGTTATTATAGAGCCAACTGGGCCTCCAAATAGAACCATCAGGATTAACTTCTTCAACAATTTCAATTGCTGCGAAATTCATGTCTTGCCATCTTGGGATGGCTGATTTCGATTGAACTATATTGAATTGAAGTGCATCTTTAAGGTCTAAGTACCACCTTCCATTTTCATGCTTTTTAAATCTCCAATCCTCAAGGTCTGAAGCTTTGCGGCCATTAATCCATCCGTTACCTTTAACATCTTTATCTTGATGCTTGCCTTTACTTTCGCCGCAAGCTGCCCAAAAAGCAACTTGGTTGCTAAATTCTCGAACAGTGGCTGCGATTAATACTTCATCAACATATACCCTTAGTCCTATGGGTGAAGTGTTGGATTTCTCGTATGTAACGAGTTTCTCCTTCTCTTCTCTACTCATAGCTAAGATTATATTTACAGCTTCTTGTTGTGAATATCCTGTTCCTGAGCCAGTACCGGTTGATGTTGATTCTTCTAACTTGGTCTCTGTTTTCGTCTCTTGCTTATCTTGCTTACTTTCAGTTTCAGTAGTTTCAATTTTTTCCTGCTCGTATTGTTGATACGTGGATGTTTCTTCAGTTACTTGAACTTCCTGCGGCTTTGGAGAAAGCAAGAGCATTATGATAACAACAAGGAAAATAGCAGCTATGCCTATTAATACTGCCATACCAGTGTTGAATCTCTTTGGTTCTGTATTTCTAACTTCTTGATTGTTTCCCATTCCTGGGTTTTCTTTATTATCCATTTTATTTTTTTGTTTTTGTTTTTTAAAAAATTTTTATTTGTTTTAAAAATTACCCATTCCTCGTACAACATTGAATACGTCAACAGATATATTAACGTTGTCTTTGTATTCGCTTTTTTGAGGAAAGAATTCTCTACCAATAGAGAGTCTCAAAATGTCAGAGTAATTATTATAAACAGAAATTACCCCCATAGGACTATATAAATCCCTTTTATTGAAGTTCTCATGTTTATACTCTCCGCGAATTGAAAATACAATCCCCCAATTTACATCTATAGGGAAGGTCAGTAGGGAGACCTCTGAAAACATCGAGAAGCTTCCCCTATCGTTTTTATCCGCATCAAATTGCTGAGTCTTACCATTCTGCCAAATATCACCTGAAGCCATCAGTTGGTGTTCGTAACGTAATCCGAAATCAAGCCTATTAAAGGCCTGCCTGTTATGGAATGTCATCCACCACATTTCTCCGTATAGGAGAGTGTGTTGCGATGACTTGTGAGACATATCATGATCAGAGACCTCCTTAATATTTAGAACCTTTCCTCCGCTAGATAGTCTAAAGATTGAGGTTCTATTTTTGGAAAGATTTCTTCGTTCCATTGTTAAACCAATGGATCCAAAGTTTCCCTGACCCTTACCTACCCACACTTTATCTTTGCCTTCGTAGGAGTATTTAACTCCTTCAATTTTAAGGCCATAAAGGGTAGTGTTCTTTTTAATTGAGGGAGCTTGTGTTAAAGATGCAACTCCTCCAATGTAAGAACCTTTGATGATTTCCGATTCAAACTTCCCCGCAAAAGCCCATGCTTCCGCATAAGATTTTTTTGAAAAGTTATATTGGGCTTGAGTCTCTGATCCGAAAAACAATAATACCAAGATAAAAACTGTAAAAACTGTTGTAATTTTTAGTTCATTTTTTTTCAATTTTGTTTCCTCCTACCTTAAAAAGGTAATTTATTTTTTAATTTTTTTGTTATATTATGTCAAAAAACTTTCTATTACTTTAATCTAGAATCTTACCATGAATACTCTTGTTTTGTCAAGAGCCAGATTTAGAATATTTAAAATCTTGTAAATATTCATGATAAGAGCCTTAATTAAAGGCTTTTTTAGATAAAATACCGAATAAAGACTCTCTGTAATATTTTATCTAAAATCTAAATGCTACCTTACGATTTAATTTGCTATACTATTTTTATAATCCAACCACCTACCTACTTAAACCAATTTACAAAATATTATGAAAAATATCTTCATACTATCTCTTGCCTTACAAAATATTATTCATACTACCTCTTTGGCTAAGTTTCTCTGGTTCAAGTTCTTCAACTTCTTCAAGATAACCACCTTCACCAATTTCTTGTTCATTATATTCATTGTGATCATTTCCTTGGTTGGTATTATTAACCCTCATCTTTTCATACTGCCCATATGGAGTGTAATTTATCTTTTCCCTAAAGGCAGGCTCTACCTGAGAAAAACCTTTTTGTCCATGGAATCTAGCTAAGGCTTCTTCAGGTCTTTGGCCGGAAACTCTAACAGATCCCCTATTGTTATTGTTTTGGTTTGGTAAATCATTAGGCTGATTATTTGCTGCATAATTAAGAGCTGCATAACGATCTTCAGCTCCCACTTCCCTCATCATCTCACTAAACTCCATTCTCTGATTTAAAGAATTTGGAGTAGCTGAATAATTTCTTGGATTTCTTGGTAGAAGATAAACATAGACTAAACCAGTAACAGCACCTAAAGCCACCGCTAAAGCAGCTATTAAAGGAATATTAGGCTTAACCGGAAAGTTTGAAGTTACCGGCTGGTCGATTAAACGAACTTTAACCGATTCTCCTGAACCATGATAAGCGCCGTGTTGAGTCATTAAGACATGGTTAACCGAACGAATAATCTTTTCCGCCTGGGCTCTGTCTGGATGATAAACCGAGATGGCAATAATACCTGAATCACTTAAACTCTTGACGTTAACGGTTTTCTTCCATTCTTTCATCTGATCCCTTGGAGTTAAACCGAAATAACTTTCTTCAACAGCAAAACCGGAGTCTAAAACTCTAACAAAGAAAGAGTTAGAAGTAACCACACTAGCTAAAACGCTGGAAAGATATTCGTTAGATTTGGAAACAGTATAAGCATCCAAGGTACGGTTATGTTCCTGCACAACCAAAACCTGCGACTTAGAGCCGTATTTAAAACGTTGCAAAGCTACTGTGCCGGCAGCTAAAACCAAAAAGACGGCGATTATCGCGTAAATCTTGTTCTTATGCAACTTAACTTGTTGGATAAACTCATGAAATTCCATATAATATAAAAAAGGCTTTGTCAATAAAATTAACTTATAAATGAGAGTATGGCATATTTAATAAAAAATGTCAATAGGGTTTAAGGAAAGTCTAAAAATAACAAAAAAGCCCTATAAAAAGGCTTTTTTAAGAAATTACTTAACGGACTATAACTAAATCAAAAAACTAAAAAAAGATAAAAAATCAACAAATTAGGGATTAAGATAGTTCATCTCATCAATCACTATTATCTTATTGCCCTCTATAACACTAAACAAGAAGACATCGGTTACCTGCCTACGATATTTAAAGTCCGCTTCACTCATTACCGTATACCTTACTTCACTTACCAGCTCTTGTTCAAGCTCACGCAACAAAGCCGCTAACTTGTTGGGTTTAAACTCTCCAACAATTAAAAGATCTACCGGTGCTTCCGGGTCGTTAAGGAACAAACCGCTTAACAAAAGAAGCTTTACTTCCCCTATTTTTCTTAGTTTTTCGGTAAATTCCGGTTCACAAAGAATCTGCGCCTTAAGGATAAGCTCTTTTATTTCTTTAAACAAAACAAAATTTACGTTAGCTCGGTAATATTTCTTCTCGGTTTTACTTACCTGTCCTTCCCCTTCTTCCGGCACATCCCCCACTACCAAGCCAAGTACCTCTAAATTCTCAAGTTCTCGGCGCACAGCATTAAGTTGCAGATCAAGTAGTCTGGCAATCTCTCTAACGTAATAAGAGTTCTCCGGGTTAAGCAAAAAAAGCTTTAAAAGCTTGACTCTGGCCGTAGAACCGAATAATTTAGCAATCATATAATAAACCTTTGATCTTTTATCTTCTTTATAGTATAGTATTATTAAGGAGGAGTCAAATAAGCTAACTAAAAATATGAGCTATAAATTGGCCCAATTAACGGTTAATCCGCATAAGAAATCATCAGTGGTTAGTAAAATTTTCGTCAGCCAGCCCTCAGCCGAGGAAGAGCAGCTGGTTGGTCGTCTTTTTGTTTTAATGGAAATAGACGCCGCTAAGTCAGACGAATTCGCTTTAGCGGATTTTGTTGTCCGCGAGATTTATCAGAAATATTACGAAAACGAAAAATTCTTTTTACGAGATAAAGTTTCCAGCCTGAAAATAGATTATATTTTTGAAGCGGCCTTAACTAAACTTAACGCCGCTATTGCCCAGTTTCTAGAAAACGAAAAAATTAATGTACCATCAGGCAGTGTCACCATTGTTATCGGAGTGATTCATAAAAACCGTCTACTCTTTGCCCAAACCGGACAAGCTAGAGCCATGTTGGTTTATCGCCCAATCAGTAAGACGGGACAAAAGTTAGATTACTCTTTAATAGACATTACAGAAAAAACCGAAGATCCAACCCAAGAGATTGGCAATCCCAATAAGATGTTTGCCAATGTCATTAACGGTGTCGTTCCTAACCGTGGTTACTTTGTCTTTACCAATGAATCTGTCTTGGAATACTTATCCAAAAAACAATTAACCGAAGTCGTCACTACCCTGCCACCAGCCAGTGCGGTTGAACATATTAAAAACCTCCTAGAACAAACCAACGCTTTTGTGCCCTTCTTCGGTTTAGTTATAAAAAACACGGTTGGTGAAGAAAACCTAGCTACTCCAATAGCTACATACCAAGTACCAGCCAGTAAAGCCGGGGGTAACGCTTCTTTGGAAAACCTTAACGCCACCCAAGAAAGTACTGAAAGACTTTTAAGTCCTTCCGGCTTTATTACCCTTAAACAATGGCTTAATAAATTAAAACCAGCCTCCAGTGGTTTAACTAAAATGGCTAAGGGTACAGCCAGGCAATTTAATGTAGCCACCGATAAACTTAGAACTGAAAGTAAAAAACTAGGTCTGAGTAAAAGACTATCCGCCACCCTCTCCTTAATCTTTTCTTCCTTAGTGGCCGGCTTACTCGCTCTTCTTAGAATCTTTAAAGATAAAGAAATAAGACAAGCTCTTTTTAATAAAATTAAAAACTTTTTCATAAGAATACCAAAATATCTAGCCGGTCTAATCGGTCTTTTAATGAACATGTCGCTAAAATACAAAATAATTCTAGCTATCGGTTTAGTTTGCTTAGTTACCTTTTCCATTAGCTTAATTAACGCCAATAACCAAAAAAGGTTAGAAGCAGCTATGGCGCGCGTTGAAGAAATTAACGCCAATTTTGATCAAAAAGCTGCCCAATTGGAAGCTAGCCGACTATATAATAATCACGAAGGTGGGAAAAAGATCTTAGATGAGATGTTAACCATGATTAACGAAATGCCAGAAAATTCAGATTTTGAAAAAGAAGCTAAACAAAAATTAAACGAACGTCACCAGGCTATAACAGACAGCCTGTTTAATACAGTAAGGATAGAACAACCCGAGGTTTATCTTGAGCTTGGTAAAGAAGCCCAGGGTATAGTCTCAAGACAAGGTACAATGCATATCTTACTAGGACAAATGAATATTATCGCCCAAGCAACAAACGGCACCATAGAAGAAAAAACTTATGAAACAATAGCTAATCGTTCACTTAAGAGTGCCGGTGCTATTGGCAACAGGCTTTACCTTTATTCAGATAATGAAATCTTTTCTTATTTGCCCGGCGACCAAACCCTCCAAACTATTAATCTTGAACCAAAACCGTCTAATATAGCTGCCGCTTCCGCCTATAATAACCGCCTTTACTTAGTAGACCAAACCGCCAACCAAATATACCGCTATGATCAAAACGCTCTAACCAATAATTTCGGCTCACGTATCGCCTGGTTAAGAGAGCCAACAGACTTGGCCAACACCAACTCCATGGGTATTAATGGACAGATTTTTGTCGCTAACCAAACACAGGTAAAAAGATTCTCTACTGGCACAGCTCAAACCTCAGCCTTGGTTTCTATTTCCCCTCCCTTAGAAGCGCCGGACAAAGTCCTTATCCCTGAAGACTCTTCCATGATTTACATACTAGAGAAAAAACACCAAAGAATTTTAGTCTATAACGACAATGGTCAACATATCTCTTCTTATGTTAGTCCAGCCTTTACTTCAGCCTCAGACATAAGTGTTGACGAGAGCCGTAGAGAAATTTACGTACTAGTAGGACAAACCATCTACCTTATAAAAGCCCAACATTTGGCTGAATAAAAAACTTAACACCAAACTCTACCATATTAAGATTCATAAACTAATACTCATTAACCCATACTCATTAAACACCTCAACCTATTGAGGTGTTTTAAAAAATTATATACTAAAAACACCGCCCTAAGGCGGTGTTTTATTTTAAGAAAAAACTAGAGCTTAATTACTTTAAAGTAACTTTACCTCCAGCTGCTTCTAAAGTAGCCTTCATTTTTTCAGCATCTTCTTTCTTAACGTCTTCCTTCAGAACCTTAGGAGCTCCATCGGCAACGTCTTTAGCTTCCTTAAGACCAAGGTCAGGCATAACTTCACGCAAAGCCTTAATAACAGCGATCTTATTAGCACCAGACTCGCTTAATTCAACAGTAAAGCTATCCTTTTCTTCAGCAGCAGCTTCACCTGCACCAGCCGGACCAGCAGCCATCATCATGGCAGGAGCAGCGGCACTAACTCCGAATTTCTTTTCTAAAATCTTAACCAATTCGGCTAAGTCCAAAACAGACAATTTTTCAATAGTTCCAACCAAGGATTGAAACTTTTCAGGGACAACGACTTCTTCGCTCTCCTCGTTTTTTACTTCTTCAGTCATATAAGTAAATTTAATTGGATTAATTAATGAAAACTTAAAATAAATTTAAAAACAAGTCTTAAGTCTTAAGAACGACTTTCTTGAATAGCGGATAAAACCCGCACCAAAGAACGCAAATTACCGGCTAAGACATTAACAAAACCGGAAACCGGTGCATTAATGGAACCGACCAATTTGGCATAAAGTTCAGGCTTGGAAGGCAGAGTGGCCAAAGCGGTAACAGCTGAAGAATCTATATAGCGACCCTCCATAATACCACCCAGTAAGGAAACCTTACCTTCGTTAGCTTTAATAAAATCAGCCAAAGCTTTAGCCGGAGCGACTTCATCGGTAAAAGAAAAAGTAACGGCTACTTGTCCGGCAAAATCCGCCGTTTCAAGACCTTCATAATTCTTTTCCTCTAAAACTCTCTTTAAAAGAGTTTTTTTAGCCGCATAATATTCTCCACCGGCTTGACGAACGGCTTCTCGGAGGTTTTCGTTTTCCTTAACCCCCAAACCGTTAAAAGCGGAGAAAATCACCGTCTTTGATTGTTCAATTTTTTCGCCCATTAAACGACTTATATCTTGTTTCTGAGCTTTTGATTTTGGCATATTATTTAAAAAAATAAAAAAAATCACGACCTTTAAGTCCCGAAATAACCTACCAGATAAACCAAAAAGGCTTAATGGTAATAGTCTCGGCAGGGCTTATTGTTTGCCTGCTGTCTGGGACATAACCATATTATCATTGATCTTTTTTTGTGTCAAGGGGTTTTTATGATTAACTAAGAGTCTTTGAGGCAACGAACGGCCATACCTAGGGTTTTACTAAGTCCATATCGATGAACTGTTGAAGCGATTGGGCCAATGGTTCTAAGCCACCCATTAGGGGTATTAAATTGAGTCGATGCCCAGAAGTAGGTATGGCTAGTCAAATAATCAAATGAACTACCATTACGCCAACCGGAAGAATTAGCCGAAAAGCCCACTAGGTCATTTCCAGCCCCATTACCAGAACCAACTCCGACTTTCTTAAGTGATCTGCCGGCACCGTTAGTCCCGCCATTATTACCATTACCCGAATCGGCGCACCGTTGATACGCGTCGCCTGAAGTCTCACAGATATATTGATCATTTGGACTATTTATCACCGACACGGTATATTTTTCAAGAGTATTAAATTCTTGATCTGTTGGGAGATGGAAGCCATCCGGGCAGATGCCTTGGTGCGGAGCCGGAGGGGTGCAACTGGTAGTTCGACAGATAACAGGTAGATTCAAGGCTTGATCCCAGGTGTAGAGACCGCCTCGGGCAGTGCAGTTAGCATCATCGTTATTATAACACCATTTTTCTATGATAGCCTCGTTATCCGGCATAGTGGCAGCTGAAGCTAACATAGTACCAATATTCATATTTTCTTTCATCCAGCATTGTGAACCTATTTGAACAGTGTTGTAGACATTACCGTCTAGATCGGTAATTGGTCCTCCACAGTTAATAACCCCTGAGTCTGTTTGGTAACTAACAGGGCCTGCTGTAAAAGAACCACTGCTACTACCTATACAACCTGAGAATTGATAGTGCCCTGGTTTATGAGCAATAGCGGTGTAGGTATAATCACTATCTGGACAGATACCATCTGTTCTAGGAGTTGGGTTATTGGGTACTTTACTCATATATACTACTCCACCTTGTTCTAGGGGTTGCCCTGGGGTAATAGATGAGGGATATGAATTATTATCTGCAAAATATAACTCTAGGGCATTAGCCATGGCTTTTAGATCATTTAATCTTTTAGCGTCTCTGGCACTAGTTCTAGAGTTACCTAGGGCTACTACTACTAAAGTAGATAATACCCCAATAATAGCTATGACTACTAGGAGTTCTATTAGGGTGAATGCTTTTGATTTTTTATTCTTCATACGTAAATTATTGCTTATAATCCAAAACGAGCTTTTGTGGCGTTGTAGTTTTGGAGGACTTCTTCAGCAGAGAGGGCACGGTTGTAAATTTGTACTTGTGATATGTTTCCGTTAAACCATCTGGTTGAATCTAATCTACCCATAATAAGTGGTGAATCTATTATATCTGGAATAGAATCCGTCCCCTCTAATGCACCAGATACTTCTTGACCGTTCACATATAATTTAGTAGTAGAACTTATCGTTCCATTATTTTTAACAAATGCTAAATGATACCACGTTTGAGGACTAAGAGCTGTTGTTGCTCTATACCTAACACTCCAAAAATCTAAGGCAATTCTACCACTACTCCAAGTCGTACTCAATCCTCGATTAGTTATCCCAGTTGAATTATTTCCAACGGCTGATGGGAAATTTGTTGAAAAACTAGTAGATTTCCATTTAGCAAAGTAAGATATGGTAAATTATGCATTTCCGGAAATTCCTAAATTCATAGAAGCAATACTATAATCATTCACTCCATCAAACTCCAAGCTCCCTAAATTATCACTATTAAAAGTTGGTCCGTTCACTAACGCTCCATTATTACCACTTACACTCAAATCATACCAAGTATTACCTGAACCCGGATAAGAAGCTGGGTTGGAGGCGTCAAAATAAAAGATTAGACCATTAACTGAACCAATTGATTGTGGCCCTGAATTATTAGTAATACTTACCCCTCCTGCTATTAAGTTGCCTTGACTAGACCCTATGCAACTAATAATTGAATAGTTTTGAGGTGAATTGGAAAGATATCTATATTCCTGGTCCGGACAATTACTATCCGTTCTTGGAATTGGGTTATTGGGTACTTTACTCATGTAGACTATCCCACCTTGTTCTAGGGGTTGTCCTGGAGTAATAGATGCGGGATATTGATTATTATTAGCATAATATAGCTCTAGAGCATTAGCCATAGCTTTTAGATCATTTAATCTTTTAGCGTCTCTGGCACTAGTACGAGAATTACCTAGAGCTAATACTACTAGAGTAGATAATATGCCTATAATAGCTATGACTACTAGGAGCTCTATGAGGGTGAAGGCTTTTTTATTATATAATCTACTATTTAACTTACTGCTTACCCCACTATTAAACACCTCAAATAGTTGAGGTGTTTTTTTGTTTTTTTGGTTTTCCTTGTTATCTCTATATGGCATGATGATATGGTTGAGATTATTAATGATTTTTTATTTATATAATTCTATATACCTATATATTATTATACCACATAATACTTTTCAATAAAATAACCTTACATGCCAAATAAAATCAATCCAAATACTTAGCCTTAGCAGATAAATGTTCTTCGTAGGTGGCACTAAAAACCGTTTCTCCGGTATCTGGTCTACTTAGGAAATAATTATAATCTGTTATAATTGGTTGCACCGCTGCTCTAAGGGCTACTAATCCCGGATTTGAAACCGGTCCAGGTGGTAATCCCGGATGAAGGTAGGTGTTATAAGGCGAAGGAGTTTGGGTGTCTTCATAACTGTATTGAGGTTTATTAACTCCCAAGATATACGCTAAAGAAGCACAAGACTGCAGAGCCTGCCCTGATCTTATTCTGTTCAAAAATACTCCTGAAACAATCTTCATATCCTCTTCTCCCCTAACCTCTTTTTCTATTAAAGAAGCCATGATTATTGTTTCATGAAGAGATCTGTTTAAGTTTTGAGACAAAGAGATAATTTCATTGTCATCAATTTTACGCTGAAAATTATCCAACATTTTTTCCACTAAATCTTCCACCGAAAAATCTTTATACATAATATAGGTATCGGGAAAAAGATAACCTTCTAAAGTAGCCTCTGGTGGTAAAAGCGCAATAAAGGGCTGAGTCTTTAGTCTGGCCGGTAAATCCTTAATCTTTACCTGAGACAAATTAAGAAATTCGTCATTTAACAAATAACCCTGAGCCTTAATTTCCTCATTAGCCTCTTTAATGGTTAGACCCTCTCTAACTAAGACTTTTGATTCATTACTTAAGATTTTTCCAGCTGTTAACTTGGCGATTAAAAGCCTGGTAGATAAACCAGGTTCAATCTCATACGCTCCGGCCTGAATAACTTTATCTTTATTAAGTTTAAAATATATCTTAAAAGCCAAAGATGAGCTGATAAGTTTTTCTTCTTTAAGAATCTTGGCGGTACTACTAATGCCTTGGCCTTTAGGGATAGAAAAGAATACCGCCTCATTATTACGAGAGTCAGTGGTCATAGCCGTATTATACCAAGCCCAAGCAGACAAGGAGCCGGAAACTATTAAAAATAAAATTACCAAAAAAGCTTTTTTCATATTTTTCCATCTTAATCTTAAAACTTATAATTTTTAAACCCCTAAATCCCTAAACTTAGAATCTTTTAAATAATCATTAAGGATAAAGCTATTGTGATTATTACAGATAACCATCCAAAGAAGGGTCTTTTTTTATTCTGTCAATTACTTCCTTTAAGGCCGGCGATTTATCAAGATCACAAATCAATAAAGCATCATCCGTGTCTATAACCGCCAGATTCTCTACTCCCTCTAATACTATCAATTTTTCAGGGTTTTGGCTAATCACTAAATTATTTTTGGCCTGTCCGGTTATTAACTTAGCTAAAACCGTATTATCCTCATTATCAGAGCCTAAAACCCTTTTAACGGCCGGCCAAGTACCAACATCGCTCCATAAAAGATTATCTGAAACCGTCATAACCAAACTCTCCACCTTATTAGTAATAGCCGACTCAACGGAAATCGGAGATAGCTGGGCATACAAAGATTCTGCTCTACTTTTTTCTTCTCCAGAGACTAGCAAACTACAAACTTCATACATAGTTGGCTGTTCTTTCTTAAAGAGCTCAGCAATTCTTCCCAGGCGCCAAACATACATGCCGGTATGCCAAAAATAATCCCCTGTACCAATTAACTCAAGACATTTTTCATAATCTGGTTTTTCAACCATCCCCCCGACTTTATGAATTTGGGTTTTCCCTTCTTTATTTAAAACTCCACCGGAACAAAGATAACTATAGCCAATCTCCGGATATTCTGGTTTAACCGCCGGAGTTATTATGTCATCAGGGTTCTTTTTAAGATGTTCAGCCGCGGACGATAGAGTCTCTCGCCAAGCAGCGGGGTTACCAATATAATCGTCTGAAGGAATTGAGGCGATAATTTCATCTTCACCTAAAATTTTTAAAAGATAACAAACCTCCAAACACATCGCCGGTCCGGTATTACGAGTAGATGGCTCGGATAAGATATTAAACAAAGGAAAATTTGGTAAGATTTT
This genomic window from Patescibacteria group bacterium contains:
- a CDS encoding FISUMP domain-containing protein — encoded protein: MKNKKSKAFTLIELLVVIAIIGVLSTLVVVALGNSRTSARDAKRLNDLKAMANALELYFADNNSYPSSITPGQPLEQGGVVYMSKVPNNPTPRTDGICPDSDYTYTAIAHKPGHYQFSGCIGSSSGSFTAGPVSYQTDSGVINCGGPITDLDGNVYNTVQIGSQCWMKENMNIGTMLASAATMPDNEAIIEKWCYNNDDANCTARGGLYTWDQALNLPVICRTTSCTPPAPHQGICPDGFHLPTDQEFNTLEKYTVSVINSPNDQYICETSGDAYQRCADSGNGNNGGTNGAGRSLKKVGVGSGNGAGNDLVGFSANSSGWRNGSSFDYLTSHTYFWASTQFNTPNGWLRTIGPIASTVHRYGLSKTLGMAVRCLKDS
- the rplJ gene encoding 50S ribosomal protein L10 produces the protein MPKSKAQKQDISRLMGEKIEQSKTVIFSAFNGLGVKENENLREAVRQAGGEYYAAKKTLLKRVLEEKNYEGLETADFAGQVAVTFSFTDEVAPAKALADFIKANEGKVSLLGGIMEGRYIDSSAVTALATLPSKPELYAKLVGSINAPVSGFVNVLAGNLRSLVRVLSAIQESRS
- a CDS encoding GNVR domain-containing protein produces the protein MEFHEFIQQVKLHKNKIYAIIAVFLVLAAGTVALQRFKYGSKSQVLVVQEHNRTLDAYTVSKSNEYLSSVLASVVTSNSFFVRVLDSGFAVEESYFGLTPRDQMKEWKKTVNVKSLSDSGIIAISVYHPDRAQAEKIIRSVNHVLMTQHGAYHGSGESVKVRLIDQPVTSNFPVKPNIPLIAALAVALGAVTGLVYVYLLPRNPRNYSATPNSLNQRMEFSEMMREVGAEDRYAALNYAANNQPNDLPNQNNNNRGSVRVSGQRPEEALARFHGQKGFSQVEPAFREKINYTPYGQYEKMRVNNTNQGNDHNEYNEQEIGEGGYLEEVEELEPEKLSQRGSMNNIL
- a CDS encoding O-antigen ligase family protein — its product is MFKEIIQQPKFLLVLVFALLALVLSAFGVFSLALGFVLGGLLLGYIFFGKYDWLILSLGPLGLIFGSFFSFEPRPNWVYEASISEAIILFLAGLLLIRIIFEFPKFRPRVGSVGLWMLLYLAIGLASFFYIKNFELYVAGIKIFLLSFLAYLLAFNFLNSFNKIRVFMVSLSLTVTLLSLELLHNLYLVGFSVALFADRTYLGVTMGPLALVAALLSLLTPIMLGYYFELKSDDKLRILLLISFVLGFTAVCATLSKAAIGSLALAMLFLFIKLKEKRLAMVLFLISFALLGYTFLSPYAEGLFDRFSIVVEDPNTRFRFEEYSQASKIIRDHPWLGVGAGQQLMYYQRLISPDYREWVNNYLLQALVDYGVIGLSVYLALITSIIVMSVKMIKKHQRPLAWALVAGFIAAFFNGLVEVTLLTAPYAVIFWLLVGTAAAVLKIKKSV
- a CDS encoding LamG domain-containing protein; translation: MSYFAKWKSTSFSTNFPSAVGNNSTGITNRGLSTTWSSGRIALDFWSVRYRATTALSPQTWYHLAFVKNNGTISSTTKLYVNGQEVSGALEGTDSIPDIIDSPLIMGRLDSTRWFNGNISQVQIYNRALSAEEVLQNYNATKARFGL
- a CDS encoding winged helix-turn-helix domain-containing protein; protein product: MIAKLFGSTARVKLLKLFLLNPENSYYVREIARLLDLQLNAVRRELENLEVLGLVVGDVPEEGEGQVSKTEKKYYRANVNFVLFKEIKELILKAQILCEPEFTEKLRKIGEVKLLLLSGLFLNDPEAPVDLLIVGEFKPNKLAALLRELEQELVSEVRYTVMSEADFKYRRQVTDVFLFSVIEGNKIIVIDEMNYLNP
- the rplL gene encoding 50S ribosomal protein L7/L12, with the translated sequence MTEEVKNEESEEVVVPEKFQSLVGTIEKLSVLDLAELVKILEKKFGVSAAAPAMMMAAGPAGAGEAAAEEKDSFTVELSESGANKIAVIKALREVMPDLGLKEAKDVADGAPKVLKEDVKKEDAEKMKATLEAAGGKVTLK